The DNA region AACTACAAGGTAGACGTGTCAGAATCGCTGATGGTTCACAGATTGTAGCTAATAATCCAGGAGCCGAACCGGGAGGGACACTTACCGTCCGTGCCTCTGAGTTGGTGGAAGTCCTTGGAGCAAGCCGCCTATTAGCTGAAACTTATGGTGTCGGAACTGGTGGAGATTTGACGATTGACACTGGGAAGTTGATTATCCGAGATGGGTCAGAGATAGCAGCTGGTACTTTTAACTCCGGACGGGGGGGGACTGTGACTGTAAGAGCCTCTGATTCGGTGGAACTGAGTGGAACATCGGCTGATGGTGCGAATTTTAGCAGAATCATAACTCAGACTGATGGTATCGGAAATGCCGGTTCGGTGAACATTGAAACTGGGCAATTGATTGTTCAGGGTGGGGCACTAGTCTCAACTGCAAGTGCTAATACTAGTTCGGGAGAAGGAGGACTGTTGTTTGTAAAAGCCTCTGATTCGGTGCAACTGATTGGAACATCAACATCAGCTGATAATCCGACCCCTAGTGGTCTGTTTGCTTTGGGGGAAGGTTCTGGCAAACCTGGAGACTTGACGATTGAAACTCGCTTATTTATTGCCCGGGATGGGGCAAGAGCCTCAGCTTCCAATTTAGGCTCGGCTCAGTCGGGAGGGACGTTGAGTCTGACCGCTTCCGAATCAGTGCAACTAATTAGAACATCGGCAAATGGTCAGGACAGAAGCGGCTTGCTTGTTGGAAGCACAGGTACTGGATCTGCCGGAGAATTGTCAATTAAAACTGAGAAATTGCAAGTCCTGGATGGAGCAATTGTGTCGGCCCGTACTGGGGGCGAGGGACGAGGAGGAAGCGTAACGGTGAATGCTTCTAACTCTATAGAGCTAAATGGCACTTCAGCCGACGGTCAGATGCCCAGCCTCTTGACAACTGAAACCACAGGCGTGGGAGACGCTGGGAATTTAACGATTGAAACTGGGCAGTTGACTATCAAAAATGGCGCACAGATAACCAGTAACAGCACAGGGCTTGGAAGAGCAGGTGATTCTAAAGTAGAAGCAAGTTCTGTCAGTCTTGACCAGGGAAGTATTACCTCGCAAACGACGTCGGGTAATGGAGGAAATATTACTCTATCAGCAAAAGACCTCTTACTGCTGCGCCGTGGCAGTAAAATTTCCACTAGTGCAGGCACAGCACAACAGGGTGGAGATGGTGGTAGTATCGATATTAACTCTAAATTTATTGTTGCTATCCCCGAAGAAAACAGTGACATCAGCGCTAATGCTTTTTCTGGTGCAGGTGGGAGAGTGGATATAAAAGCGAATGGCATTTATGGTATTAAGTTTCGTGAAAGTCCAACTCGCTTAAGTGACATCACTGCTAGTTCAGAATTTGGTAGACAAGGCACTGTAGAACTTAATACACCTGGTATCGACCCCAACAGAGGCTTAGTTGAGTTACCTACAATAAGTGTAGAAACTGAAGTAGTCCAAGTCTGCGATAGTCCAGGTTATGCTCAAAGCAGCTTTATCATTACCGGACGTGGCGGTTTACCTCCTAATCCTAGCAAGGATATTCTCCCAAACAGCACAGTAGAAGTAGGTTGGGTATCGGTTAAACCTAGCAACGATGCCAATTGGAGACGCTACGCGAACCGTGGGCTACGCCGGAGCAGCAATCCACCTGTTACTACTAGAGTAGTTACTACCACACCAGAACGTATTGTAGAAGCAACTGGATGGGCGGTAAACAAAAAGGGAGAGGTAGTACTTACAGCTAATGTAACTGCTGGCGGTCGTGGTTCGTGGCAGAAAGATGTTGTACCTTGCAGTACAACTCATGCTCATCAGTAAATGCTGTTGAGTTACAAGAACCTATCCCACTAATAATATTTCTACTATAAAGCTTAAGCTTATTAAAAACTGAAAACGAAAAATTAAGGTTTTAAAGCACTTTTACGAAAATAAGTAGGGATTTTTAAAATAGTTGGGATAGGCTCAAGTAATCACTCGTGATTCGCCCATTTTTATAGGAGTTAGAAAAGATATATTCAACCTACGCAGTTTAAGGTTTTTGACGCTAACTGAATTGTATTGTGCTATAACTACTCTTTACAAAACTGGGTACTAGGTAAGCTGTTCCACAAATAAAATTGCATAATTACGGCGCTCATGTTGCCCATCCCAGAAGAGTTATATAAATTTTAGATATGCAAACTAGATGTGGTTTAGCTTTTTAGAAAAACAATCCCTAATTCCCGACTCAATGGTTATGAATATCAAGCGTCGGCAATTTCTCACAACCTGTGGACTAGCTACACTAGCCACCCAGATATCACCACTTACCGCCCAAGGTAAGCCATCTGCAAACACCAGCAGCAAGCCGCCGCACCTGCAAGCGGGCGATACCGTAGGATTGATTTCCCCTGCGGGTATCGTTGACGCTAAAGATATCGAAGCAGCACAGCAATCATTTTCACAGTTAGGGTTAAAAGTCAAGCTGGGGAAACATATTTTAGACCGTTACGGCTATTTAGCAGGTAAAGATGCCGATCGCGCCCAGGATGTAAACTTGATGTTTAGCGATCGCACCATTAAAGCAATTATTCCCATGCGTGGTGGTTGGGGTTGTAATCGCATTTTACCCCTACTCAACTACTCGCTAATCGGCTCCCATCCGAAAATTATTATCGGTTACAGCGATATTACAACGCTGTTGTTAGCAATTAATGCCCGTAGTCAAATGATTACTTTTCATGGCCCAGTTGCTACGTCTACCTGGAATCAATTTACAGTTGATTACTTCAAGCGCATCCTATTTAATGCTGAAGCGGTGGCTATGCAAAATCTCAACCCTAGCGAAGTGCGGATGGAGATCATAGCACCGGGAAAGGCGAG from Nostoc commune NIES-4072 includes:
- a CDS encoding beta strand repeat-containing protein; this encodes MRSGFSSQLHPYILNKIWFFSCDRILKQAIYVPDFSTSQNRVAPVGGDVNLEGGKLFVPNGRVELGGLAGEGTVGLNIDDKNLPLIFPDNVALADVSLTKGAIVQTSVRRGIGSQLGTGDIQLQGRRVRIADGSQIVANNPGAEPGGTLTVRASELVEVLGASRLLAETYGVGTGGDLTIDTGKLIIRDGSEIAAGTFNSGRGGTVTVRASDSVELSGTSADGANFSRIITQTDGIGNAGSVNIETGQLIVQGGALVSTASANTSSGEGGLLFVKASDSVQLIGTSTSADNPTPSGLFALGEGSGKPGDLTIETRLFIARDGARASASNLGSAQSGGTLSLTASESVQLIRTSANGQDRSGLLVGSTGTGSAGELSIKTEKLQVLDGAIVSARTGGEGRGGSVTVNASNSIELNGTSADGQMPSLLTTETTGVGDAGNLTIETGQLTIKNGAQITSNSTGLGRAGDSKVEASSVSLDQGSITSQTTSGNGGNITLSAKDLLLLRRGSKISTSAGTAQQGGDGGSIDINSKFIVAIPEENSDISANAFSGAGGRVDIKANGIYGIKFRESPTRLSDITASSEFGRQGTVELNTPGIDPNRGLVELPTISVETEVVQVCDSPGYAQSSFIITGRGGLPPNPSKDILPNSTVEVGWVSVKPSNDANWRRYANRGLRRSSNPPVTTRVVTTTPERIVEATGWAVNKKGEVVLTANVTAGGRGSWQKDVVPCSTTHAHQ
- a CDS encoding S66 peptidase family protein, with protein sequence MNIKRRQFLTTCGLATLATQISPLTAQGKPSANTSSKPPHLQAGDTVGLISPAGIVDAKDIEAAQQSFSQLGLKVKLGKHILDRYGYLAGKDADRAQDVNLMFSDRTIKAIIPMRGGWGCNRILPLLNYSLIGSHPKIIIGYSDITTLLLAINARSQMITFHGPVATSTWNQFTVDYFKRILFNAEAVAMQNLNPSEVRMEIIAPGKARGKLVGGNLSVLSAMVGSPYLPSWNKSILFVEEVGEDVYRIDRMLTQLKTAGILNQIAGFIFGQCTKCSLGDEPSFTLMQVLQQHILPLGIPAWYGSMIGHIKDKFTLPIGVEVEINAELGTIRMLEAAVSLV